One Sediminicola sp. YIK13 DNA segment encodes these proteins:
- a CDS encoding heme-binding domain-containing protein, whose amino-acid sequence MKIVKKIGWILLIGLIAMQFYRPAKNVEIGDHTAVFLSETNPPQEVKLILETTCFDCHSNNTVYPWYNHIAPVSYWLADHVKDGKKHLNFSEWESYTSKKKDHKLEELVEEVEGGEMPLKEYTWTHKEARLTPAQKEMVMAWAKKSRVLYQLGPRPQ is encoded by the coding sequence ATGAAAATTGTAAAAAAAATTGGGTGGATTTTATTGATCGGCTTAATAGCCATGCAGTTTTATAGACCTGCCAAGAATGTGGAAATTGGGGACCATACTGCCGTTTTTCTATCAGAAACCAATCCGCCCCAAGAAGTGAAACTAATTTTAGAAACTACCTGTTTCGATTGCCATAGTAATAATACGGTATATCCGTGGTATAACCATATTGCACCGGTGTCCTATTGGCTGGCAGACCATGTAAAGGATGGAAAAAAACATTTAAATTTTTCGGAATGGGAAAGTTATACTTCAAAAAAGAAGGACCATAAATTGGAGGAATTGGTAGAAGAGGTAGAAGGTGGGGAAATGCCACTAAAGGAATATACTTGGACCCATAAGGAGGCTCGGTTAACCCCGGCACAAAAGGAAATGGTCATGGCATGGGCAAAAAAATCTAGAGTTCTCTACCAATTAGGCCCTCGACCACAGTAG